A window from Desertifilum tharense IPPAS B-1220 encodes these proteins:
- a CDS encoding photosystem II manganese-stabilizing polypeptide has protein sequence MRYRAFLGAILALCLCFITACSDAASTSNKQLTYDDIRGTGLANNCPQLGETARGAIPIDNSQTYEISELCLQPTAFFVKEESVNKRQAAEFIPGKLLTRYTSTLTQIMGPVTSNADKSLTFKETDGIDFQAITVQLPGGEQFPFLFTIKGLTATTQPGVESLNTSTDFEGSFKVPSYRGATFLDPKGRGLATGYDNAVALPAQADNRELVRANVKQVENRNGEISLQIAKVDNRTGEIAGTFESIQPSDNDLGAKESVDIMIRGIFYARFNPQAA, from the coding sequence ATGAGGTATCGCGCTTTTCTAGGTGCTATTTTGGCTCTGTGCCTATGTTTCATTACAGCTTGTAGCGACGCAGCAAGCACGAGTAATAAACAGCTTACTTATGACGATATCAGAGGGACAGGACTTGCCAATAACTGTCCTCAACTGGGTGAAACTGCACGGGGAGCAATTCCCATTGATAACAGCCAAACCTACGAGATTAGTGAGTTGTGCTTGCAGCCTACCGCTTTCTTCGTTAAAGAAGAGAGCGTTAACAAACGTCAAGCGGCTGAGTTTATTCCCGGTAAATTGCTGACTCGCTATACATCTACCCTGACTCAAATCATGGGGCCGGTGACATCTAACGCTGATAAAAGCTTGACTTTTAAAGAAACTGACGGGATTGATTTCCAAGCAATTACCGTCCAGCTTCCCGGTGGCGAGCAGTTTCCGTTCTTATTCACGATTAAAGGTCTAACGGCGACCACTCAACCAGGTGTTGAAAGTTTGAACACCTCGACCGATTTTGAAGGGAGCTTTAAGGTTCCTTCCTATCGCGGCGCGACTTTCTTAGATCCCAAAGGTCGCGGTTTGGCTACTGGGTATGATAATGCAGTCGCGCTTCCGGCACAAGCGGATAACCGCGAGTTGGTGCGGGCGAATGTGAAACAAGTTGAGAACCGCAACGGTGAGATTTCCTTGCAAATTGCTAAGGTGGACAACCGGACGGGCGAAATTGCTGGGACTTTCGAGAGCATTCAGCCCTCGGATAACGATTTAGGGGCTAAAGAGTCGGTTGATATTATGATTCGCGGGATTTTTTATGCTCGCTTTAATCCCCAAGCTGCTTAA
- a CDS encoding RNA polymerase sigma factor SigF, with the protein MPTNVTSELKNDNLQLLREYQNNPSLQLRNQLVQLNIGLVRREAHHWINQCTESYEDLLQVGCIGLIRAIERFDMSKGHAFSSFATPYIRGEIQHYLRDKSSAVRIPRRLTVLQRQAAWAIRDLQVKLNRYPSDREIASALNIEVEEWQEIKLACQNRSPLSLDAPVGEEGENATSLGELVPDNRYRSFQLAQEDCIRLQQALVQLEQRTRDVLEFVFLQDLTQKEAAERLGISAVTVSRRVKKGLDSLKTLLAGTEDE; encoded by the coding sequence ATGCCTACCAATGTCACCAGCGAACTGAAAAACGACAATCTCCAACTGTTGCGGGAATATCAAAACAATCCCTCTCTCCAGCTTCGCAATCAACTCGTACAACTCAACATCGGACTGGTTAGACGGGAAGCCCATCATTGGATCAATCAATGCACCGAAAGCTACGAAGACTTGTTACAAGTCGGTTGTATTGGTTTAATTCGTGCTATTGAACGCTTTGACATGTCTAAAGGGCACGCCTTTAGCTCCTTCGCAACCCCCTATATCCGGGGCGAAATCCAACATTACCTCAGAGATAAAAGCTCTGCGGTGCGAATTCCCAGACGATTAACCGTGCTGCAACGTCAGGCGGCGTGGGCTATTAGAGATTTACAAGTTAAACTTAACCGCTATCCGAGCGATCGCGAAATCGCTAGCGCCTTAAATATTGAAGTAGAAGAATGGCAAGAAATTAAACTCGCCTGCCAAAACCGTTCTCCCCTAAGCCTAGATGCACCCGTTGGCGAAGAAGGAGAAAACGCCACCTCCCTGGGCGAACTCGTTCCCGACAACCGCTATCGCAGCTTCCAACTCGCTCAAGAAGACTGCATTCGCCTGCAACAAGCCCTCGTTCAACTCGAACAACGTACCCGCGACGTATTGGAATTCGTCTTCCTGCAAGACCTCACCCAAAAAGAAGCCGCAGAACGCCTAGGCATCAGCGCCGTCACCGTATCGCGCCGCGTTAAAAAAGGTCTAGATAGCCTAAAGACCCTGCTCGCTGGAACTGAAGACGAATAA
- a CDS encoding MORN repeat-containing protein, whose protein sequence is MPHEIFKPGIRVLIAACFGAVGCFLQASPSVAQEQSSSEDPLIPVCIPRVASGFVKCNFENGDNYVGHIVNGIIEGRGVYVYADGHRYDGEFRNGKPHGRGIFISSEDARFEGNFQNGNIVQGKVFFPDGNRYEGTFRLVSEVGGDKVTSQPSGRGTFFFNNGSRYVGEFFAGQPFGRGTLIRPDGSRCEGQFFNENLDAKATSCRFSNGSTYRGELRQGVPHGHGTLTNPNGQRFIGTFREGRFVRAAQ, encoded by the coding sequence ATGCCTCATGAAATTTTCAAGCCTGGAATCAGGGTATTGATTGCTGCGTGCTTTGGTGCTGTCGGTTGTTTTTTACAAGCAAGTCCTTCAGTGGCTCAAGAGCAATCTTCCTCAGAAGACCCCCTTATTCCTGTTTGCATTCCCAGAGTGGCATCCGGTTTTGTGAAGTGCAATTTTGAGAACGGCGATAACTACGTCGGTCATATTGTCAACGGCATTATTGAAGGCAGAGGGGTCTACGTCTATGCGGACGGTCATCGATACGATGGCGAGTTTCGGAATGGCAAACCCCACGGTCGCGGTATTTTTATCAGCAGCGAAGATGCCCGCTTTGAGGGGAATTTTCAAAATGGCAATATTGTTCAGGGTAAAGTGTTCTTTCCCGATGGCAACCGCTATGAAGGGACATTTCGCTTAGTCAGCGAGGTGGGAGGCGATAAAGTCACCAGCCAGCCCAGCGGTCGGGGAACGTTTTTCTTTAATAATGGCAGCCGTTATGTGGGCGAGTTTTTTGCAGGTCAACCTTTTGGTCGAGGAACGCTGATTCGTCCAGATGGCAGCCGTTGTGAAGGGCAGTTCTTTAATGAAAATTTGGATGCCAAAGCCACCAGTTGTCGCTTCTCCAATGGCAGCACCTACCGAGGAGAACTGCGCCAAGGGGTGCCGCACGGTCATGGAACGTTAACGAATCCCAATGGTCAACGGTTTATTGGCACGTTCCGCGAGGGACGATTTGTCAGAGCAGCACAATAG
- a CDS encoding alpha/beta fold hydrolase: protein MPFFTAEDGVPLYYTDEGEGTPILLIHGITMNHKFFQQNAPVFAKTHRVVTLDIRGHGYSGKQELNWTLRQAARDVRKLIAHLNLSDVTLVGWSMGTTLIYNYFDQFGGEQLRGAVFMDMSPYLLKVDDWEHAMFGNLDYKTAIEVTHNIFSDRIAALEGLIAISFKAGQPPDFATKELWMRESMLTPSSAMAAFWLSMLAADWRSGPIPVPVLLCYGSQSVFFPTPLGKALQASIPNSHLVMFEQSGHSLFWEEPDRFNAEVARFVG from the coding sequence GTGCCGTTTTTTACTGCGGAGGATGGCGTTCCCCTTTATTACACTGATGAGGGAGAGGGGACGCCAATTCTACTGATTCACGGGATTACAATGAATCACAAGTTTTTCCAACAGAATGCGCCTGTCTTCGCAAAAACGCATCGGGTGGTAACGTTGGATATTCGCGGACATGGCTATTCTGGGAAGCAAGAGTTGAATTGGACGTTGCGCCAAGCTGCTAGAGATGTTCGCAAACTCATTGCTCATTTGAATTTGAGCGATGTGACGCTGGTGGGATGGTCGATGGGAACCACTCTGATTTATAACTATTTTGACCAATTTGGCGGCGAGCAGCTTAGAGGGGCGGTGTTTATGGATATGTCCCCTTATCTGCTGAAGGTGGATGATTGGGAACACGCGATGTTTGGCAATTTAGACTATAAAACTGCGATTGAAGTGACGCATAATATTTTTAGCGATCGCATTGCCGCTTTAGAAGGGCTAATCGCTATTAGCTTCAAAGCCGGTCAGCCACCCGACTTCGCCACAAAGGAGTTGTGGATGCGCGAGTCGATGTTGACGCCAAGTAGTGCAATGGCGGCTTTTTGGCTGTCTATGCTGGCTGCGGATTGGCGCTCTGGGCCTATTCCAGTCCCTGTCCTGCTATGCTATGGTTCCCAGAGCGTGTTCTTCCCCACTCCACTCGGTAAGGCCCTGCAAGCCAGCATCCCTAATAGCCATCTGGTCATGTTTGAGCAAAGCGGTCACTCTCTATTTTGGGAAGAACCTGACCGCTTTAATGCTGAAGTTGCCCGTTTTGTGGGTTAG
- a CDS encoding ATP-binding protein yields the protein MTLRTRYSQFPVAVKLVSLPLIVFLSLWTVGAIGLGYFARNYLAQTAYKETSDLAVLLQQDLQQKEKLLSLKARWVSEERSVVNAVSTGDRALLLRTLLPIQSALELDLLKIVDTNGQSLLSSQQRSLNGVEFQDAIVNTTAQTGLEVSGILLADNTAPCSLVSFFSIKSATTILANLVVGIAIDDALLQQIRGNTSMHLVAFQGDRVTASTLMLKRDRSWSFPQADASPQRIEIAGETFLSKTVELPSFDGPTLQIAVLKSFEETEQAERKLWGVVAIFGLLGGILIVGVMLLGFRVTQALSRRIQSLTQATQALAQGDLTIRLQTDTQDEVGVLAQGFNTMAEQLTLRDRQLSQHMQQLESTLEELHRTQGQMVQSEKMSALGQMVAGVAHEINNPVNFIHGNLSYVERYLQDLLRIIHSYQHHYPHPSPSLQAELEEAELDFLVEDLQKILKSMKVGSDRIRNIVISLRNFSRLDEAEFKLADLHEGIDNTLMILQHRLKAQSDVPAIKVIKNYGQLPLVECYPGYLNQVFMNLLANAIDALEEAAQKKTREERDIQPGTIWISTQHTSDNWAKIMIADNGLGMSEAVRSRIFDPFFTTKPIGKGTGLGLPISYQIVNEKHNGKLECDSTAQKGTQFVIQIPIRQPNLNCPLVQIPNPQNGQLQH from the coding sequence ATGACCCTCCGTACCCGATATAGTCAGTTTCCGGTTGCAGTTAAGTTAGTGTCTCTGCCCTTGATCGTCTTCCTCAGTTTATGGACTGTGGGGGCGATCGGGTTGGGCTATTTTGCGAGGAATTATTTAGCACAGACGGCGTATAAGGAGACAAGCGATCTAGCTGTTTTGCTACAACAGGATTTGCAGCAGAAAGAAAAATTGCTGAGTCTGAAAGCCCGTTGGGTGAGCGAGGAGAGAAGCGTTGTCAACGCTGTTTCCACAGGCGATCGCGCTTTATTACTCCGCACCCTGCTCCCGATCCAATCGGCGCTAGAACTCGATTTGCTAAAAATCGTTGACACCAACGGTCAATCTTTACTCTCTTCGCAACAGCGATCGCTCAATGGGGTTGAATTTCAGGATGCGATCGTCAATACCACGGCTCAAACCGGACTGGAAGTATCAGGTATTCTACTCGCAGACAATACAGCACCCTGCTCTCTGGTCAGTTTTTTCTCGATTAAATCCGCAACCACGATTTTGGCTAACTTAGTAGTGGGTATTGCCATTGATGATGCCCTGCTTCAGCAAATTCGAGGGAATACATCCATGCATCTGGTTGCCTTCCAGGGCGATCGCGTTACTGCCTCTACTTTAATGCTGAAGCGCGATCGCTCCTGGTCGTTTCCTCAAGCCGATGCTTCACCGCAACGCATAGAAATTGCCGGAGAAACTTTCCTCAGCAAAACGGTTGAACTCCCCAGTTTCGATGGGCCAACCCTCCAAATTGCCGTGCTTAAATCATTTGAAGAAACCGAGCAAGCCGAGCGAAAACTTTGGGGTGTCGTCGCTATTTTTGGGTTACTGGGGGGTATTCTCATTGTCGGCGTGATGCTTCTTGGATTTCGCGTCACTCAAGCACTCAGCCGTCGCATTCAATCTCTCACTCAGGCAACCCAAGCCTTAGCTCAAGGCGATCTGACTATCCGCCTTCAGACCGACACCCAAGATGAAGTTGGCGTGTTGGCGCAGGGGTTCAATACAATGGCAGAGCAGCTAACATTACGCGATCGACAGTTGTCTCAACACATGCAGCAACTGGAAAGTACCCTAGAAGAACTGCACCGAACCCAAGGTCAAATGGTACAAAGCGAAAAAATGTCTGCTTTAGGCCAAATGGTGGCAGGCGTTGCCCATGAAATCAATAATCCAGTTAACTTTATTCATGGCAACCTGTCCTATGTTGAAAGATATTTACAAGACTTGTTAAGAATCATTCATTCCTATCAGCATCACTATCCTCATCCCTCTCCTTCCCTGCAAGCAGAGCTAGAGGAGGCGGAGTTAGATTTTTTGGTGGAAGATTTACAGAAGATTCTCAAGTCTATGAAAGTCGGTTCCGATCGCATCCGGAATATTGTGATTTCGTTGCGTAACTTTTCTCGCCTGGATGAAGCAGAATTTAAGCTTGCCGATCTCCATGAGGGGATTGATAACACTTTAATGATTTTGCAGCACCGCCTCAAGGCACAATCCGATGTTCCAGCCATTAAAGTGATTAAAAATTATGGGCAACTGCCGTTAGTTGAGTGCTATCCAGGGTATCTCAACCAAGTCTTTATGAATCTGCTAGCCAATGCGATTGATGCTTTAGAAGAAGCGGCTCAAAAAAAAACGCGCGAGGAACGCGATATCCAGCCTGGAACAATTTGGATTTCAACTCAACACACATCTGACAATTGGGCGAAGATTATGATTGCAGACAATGGTTTGGGGATGTCAGAAGCAGTGCGATCGCGCATTTTCGATCCCTTCTTTACGACTAAACCCATCGGCAAAGGAACGGGATTAGGCCTGCCAATCAGTTACCAAATCGTGAATGAAAAACACAATGGCAAATTAGAGTGCGACTCAACAGCCCAAAAAGGCACTCAATTTGTAATTCAAATCCCCATTCGTCAACCCAATCTCAACTGTCCTCTAGTTCAAATCCCTAACCCACAAAACGGGCAACTTCAGCATTAA
- a CDS encoding substrate-binding domain-containing protein: protein MKPSLLILTLGAIAIVGLPSCSTNNTVSAPTATTSTRVSQAPLQAGVSSSTVDFLQTLKTAYEASHNNEKITLLEPGQSENIIAGIQQGLVDVGAISKTLSPEENDGTLEFRAVAKDALLVATHPSVTGVKNLTTQEIQAIYSGSITNWQQLGGPDAAIVVLDRPEDESAKRLLRQHYLGKDLNNSPNAVVMRKEGELIQTLQTTPYSIGAFSLAYAISHNLSVNHLSLDGIEPTVQNLKTGQYPMARTIGIVWNKNASEATQSFVEYILGQPGNTILEQSGFASVPQATLSQKK, encoded by the coding sequence ATGAAGCCGTCTTTACTCATTTTGACGCTGGGCGCGATCGCGATCGTAGGACTACCGAGTTGCTCAACAAACAATACCGTTTCGGCTCCCACAGCTACAACCTCGACCCGTGTTAGCCAAGCGCCACTTCAAGCCGGAGTGTCCAGCAGCACAGTCGATTTTTTACAAACCCTAAAGACCGCTTACGAAGCGAGTCACAACAATGAGAAAATTACCCTTTTAGAACCCGGACAGTCAGAAAACATCATTGCTGGGATTCAGCAGGGTTTAGTCGATGTAGGTGCAATTTCTAAAACCTTAAGCCCTGAAGAAAACGATGGTACCTTAGAATTTCGTGCAGTCGCTAAAGATGCCCTACTCGTTGCCACTCACCCCAGCGTTACTGGAGTCAAAAACCTAACGACTCAAGAGATCCAAGCCATCTATAGCGGTAGCATCACCAACTGGCAGCAACTTGGAGGGCCGGATGCTGCAATCGTAGTTCTCGATCGCCCAGAAGATGAATCTGCCAAGCGTCTTCTGCGCCAACATTACCTAGGAAAAGATTTGAACAATTCACCCAATGCTGTCGTGATGCGTAAAGAAGGGGAACTCATTCAAACATTACAAACAACCCCTTACAGCATTGGTGCCTTTTCTCTGGCTTATGCCATTTCCCACAACTTATCAGTCAATCATCTGAGCTTGGATGGGATTGAGCCTACAGTACAAAACCTGAAAACAGGTCAGTATCCAATGGCACGGACGATAGGGATTGTTTGGAATAAAAACGCTTCCGAGGCTACCCAATCTTTTGTTGAATATATTTTGGGTCAACCCGGAAACACAATTCTGGAGCAATCCGGCTTTGCTTCAGTTCCCCAAGCCACCCTCTCTCAAAAAAAATGA
- a CDS encoding DUF3143 domain-containing protein, which produces MISLPAETPLYNHPLPEIERWLIEQGCQQNRSQLHCWYVKRDTWEAEIALEIDQLMVRYFNMDEEGRELQRAFKYSLSRQDVEDAVFSGP; this is translated from the coding sequence ATGATTTCTTTGCCTGCTGAAACCCCCCTCTACAATCATCCGTTACCTGAAATTGAACGTTGGTTAATTGAGCAAGGTTGCCAACAAAATCGCTCGCAACTCCATTGCTGGTACGTCAAACGAGACACCTGGGAAGCCGAAATTGCCCTAGAAATCGACCAACTGATGGTTCGTTACTTCAACATGGACGAAGAAGGTCGGGAACTGCAACGCGCCTTCAAGTATTCCCTCAGCCGTCAGGATGTAGAAGACGCCGTATTTTCCGGACCGTAA
- a CDS encoding J domain-containing protein, with protein MTSNRATSNQGQPNVQTASNYYTLLGLHPSASGVEIRRAYRELSKRYHPDTTELAPQVATEKFQEINQAYATLSNVEQRKVYDQNIGYSRLYVIQPLPELHRQTTAQSKYRSSAYLDPTERPLSAGEIFALFILAIAFIGCLLLAIAVALTRPETVLKPISIPGEEFIQPQTLESQPEAFFTLRAPHIG; from the coding sequence GTGACCAGCAATCGAGCAACATCCAACCAGGGACAACCAAACGTCCAAACAGCCTCTAACTATTACACCCTGCTGGGTTTGCATCCTTCAGCTTCTGGGGTAGAAATTCGCCGCGCCTATCGGGAACTCAGCAAGCGTTACCATCCCGATACAACCGAACTCGCGCCGCAGGTGGCTACCGAGAAGTTTCAGGAAATCAATCAAGCTTATGCCACTCTGAGTAACGTGGAACAGCGCAAAGTTTACGACCAAAACATTGGTTACTCGCGCCTCTATGTCATTCAACCCTTACCAGAGTTACATCGCCAAACCACAGCCCAATCTAAGTATCGCTCCTCTGCTTACCTCGATCCCACAGAGCGACCGCTGTCGGCTGGGGAAATCTTCGCCTTATTCATTCTCGCGATCGCCTTTATCGGTTGCTTGCTGTTGGCGATCGCAGTCGCCCTCACGCGCCCGGAAACCGTCTTAAAACCCATCTCCATCCCCGGAGAAGAGTTCATTCAACCCCAAACGCTAGAATCCCAACCCGAAGCTTTCTTCACCCTCCGCGCTCCTCACATTGGCTGA
- the clpB gene encoding ATP-dependent chaperone ClpB, giving the protein MQPTDSTKFTNKAWEAIVKSQDVARRGKHQYLEVEHVAIAMLEQEQGLTRNILEKAGLDPVKLHQQLEAFDARQAKVPNVDQLYLGRGLDILLDKAEAIRQTWQDEFISIEHIILALSDDERIGRRLFRAFDISRQQLEIAIKDVRGSQKVTDQAPENRYDALEKYGRDLTEEARSGKLDPVIGRDEEIRRVIQVLSRRQKNNPVLIGEPGVGKTAIAEALAQRIVNNEVPESLKNRQLISLDMGSLIAGAKYRGEFEDRLRAVLREVTSSDGQIVLFIDELHTVVGTGAGQSSAMDASNLLKPMLARGELRCIGATTLDEYRKYIEKDAALERRFQQVFVNQPGVEDTISILRGLKERYEVHHGVKILDSALVAAATLSSRYITDRFLPDKAIDLVDEAAAKLKMDITSKPVELEAIDRRVMQLEMEKLSVQAEQERASQERLRRIEQEITGLKERQTQLTEQWQTEKQLLDDIKALKEEEDHLRVQIEQAERAYDLNKAAQLKYGKLEAKEREREAKEAQLLELQSQGTALLREQVTEADVAEIVAKWTGIPVNRLLESERQKLLNLESYLHKRVVGQNESVAAVSAAIRRARAGMKDPGRPIGSFLFMGPTGVGKTELARALAECLFDSDDALVRIDMSEYMEKHSVSRLVGAPPGYVGYEEGGQLSETVRRRPYSVVLLDEVEKAHPDVFNILLQVLDDGRITDSQGRTVDFRNTVIVMTSNIGSDHILDVSGDDTRYEEMRKRVLHALRSHFRPEFLNRVDDIILFHALDKAELRQIIAIQVRRITRLLADQKITLELTDAALDHLVEAGYDPVYGARPLKRAIQRELENAIATKILENAFVEGDTVVVDCPDGKITFTKKTVLPISDPLPPVATEPTPTEAI; this is encoded by the coding sequence ATGCAGCCCACTGACTCCACTAAATTTACGAATAAAGCTTGGGAAGCAATTGTTAAGTCTCAAGATGTTGCGCGTCGCGGAAAGCATCAATATCTAGAGGTGGAGCATGTGGCGATCGCCATGTTAGAACAGGAACAGGGCTTGACTCGCAACATACTAGAGAAAGCGGGACTCGATCCTGTCAAGCTTCATCAACAACTCGAAGCCTTTGATGCGCGTCAAGCCAAAGTCCCCAACGTGGATCAACTCTACCTCGGACGCGGCTTAGATATTCTGTTAGACAAAGCAGAAGCGATCCGGCAAACCTGGCAAGATGAATTTATTTCCATCGAGCATATCATCCTGGCTCTCAGCGATGACGAACGGATTGGGCGTCGCCTATTTCGCGCCTTTGATATCAGCCGCCAGCAACTCGAAATTGCCATAAAAGATGTCCGAGGCAGTCAAAAAGTCACCGACCAAGCCCCGGAAAATCGCTATGATGCTCTAGAGAAGTACGGGCGAGATTTGACTGAAGAAGCCAGAAGCGGCAAACTCGATCCAGTAATTGGACGCGATGAAGAAATCCGCCGGGTGATTCAAGTGCTATCGCGCCGCCAGAAAAATAACCCCGTACTGATAGGCGAACCGGGGGTAGGGAAAACTGCGATCGCCGAAGCATTAGCCCAACGGATCGTCAATAATGAAGTACCGGAATCTCTCAAAAATCGCCAATTGATTTCCCTGGATATGGGAAGCCTAATTGCAGGGGCCAAATACCGAGGCGAATTTGAAGACCGTTTGCGCGCCGTATTGAGAGAAGTTACCAGTTCCGACGGTCAAATTGTCCTGTTTATCGATGAATTGCATACCGTTGTGGGGACAGGTGCAGGACAATCGAGTGCAATGGATGCCAGTAACCTGCTTAAACCCATGCTCGCACGCGGCGAACTGCGCTGCATTGGGGCCACCACCCTCGATGAATATCGCAAATACATTGAAAAAGACGCCGCCTTAGAACGTCGCTTTCAGCAAGTCTTCGTCAACCAACCCGGCGTAGAAGATACCATCTCCATTCTGCGCGGCCTTAAAGAACGCTACGAGGTTCACCACGGGGTCAAAATTCTCGACTCCGCCTTAGTCGCCGCCGCTACCCTCTCCAGTCGTTATATCACCGATCGCTTTCTCCCGGATAAAGCCATTGACTTAGTAGACGAAGCCGCTGCTAAGTTAAAAATGGATATCACCTCCAAACCTGTAGAACTAGAGGCTATCGACCGCCGGGTGATGCAACTGGAGATGGAAAAACTCTCCGTCCAAGCCGAACAAGAACGCGCTTCCCAAGAACGCCTGCGCCGCATCGAACAGGAAATTACCGGGTTAAAGGAACGCCAAACCCAACTGACCGAACAGTGGCAAACTGAAAAGCAACTGCTTGATGATATTAAAGCCCTAAAAGAAGAAGAAGACCACCTGCGCGTGCAAATTGAACAAGCCGAACGCGCCTACGACCTCAATAAAGCCGCGCAACTCAAATATGGCAAGCTAGAAGCCAAAGAACGGGAACGCGAAGCCAAAGAAGCGCAACTGTTAGAACTGCAATCCCAAGGAACCGCCCTATTGCGCGAACAAGTTACAGAGGCGGATGTGGCCGAAATTGTCGCCAAATGGACGGGAATTCCAGTCAACCGCCTGTTAGAGTCAGAACGGCAAAAACTCCTAAACCTCGAAAGCTATTTACACAAACGGGTCGTCGGTCAAAATGAGTCCGTAGCGGCTGTTTCTGCGGCAATCCGGCGGGCTAGAGCGGGAATGAAAGATCCCGGTCGTCCCATCGGTTCCTTCTTGTTCATGGGGCCGACAGGGGTCGGAAAAACGGAATTAGCACGGGCCTTAGCCGAGTGTTTGTTTGATAGCGATGATGCCTTGGTGCGGATCGATATGTCGGAGTACATGGAAAAGCACTCCGTTTCCCGCTTAGTTGGCGCGCCTCCTGGCTATGTGGGATACGAGGAAGGAGGACAACTCAGCGAAACGGTACGCCGCCGTCCCTATTCAGTGGTGCTGCTTGATGAGGTAGAAAAGGCGCATCCCGATGTCTTCAATATCCTGTTGCAGGTGTTGGATGATGGTCGGATTACCGATTCGCAAGGTCGAACCGTCGATTTTCGCAATACTGTGATTGTGATGACCAGTAATATCGGTAGCGACCATATCTTAGATGTATCGGGAGACGATACGCGCTACGAGGAGATGCGGAAACGGGTATTGCACGCACTGCGATCGCACTTCCGTCCAGAATTCCTCAACCGCGTCGATGATATCATTCTCTTCCACGCCCTCGATAAGGCAGAATTGCGGCAAATTATCGCCATCCAAGTCCGTCGCATTACCCGCTTGCTGGCCGATCAAAAGATTACCCTAGAACTCACCGACGCAGCCCTCGACCATCTCGTCGAAGCAGGTTACGATCCAGTCTATGGCGCGCGTCCGCTCAAACGAGCCATTCAACGCGAACTTGAAAATGCGATCGCCACTAAAATTCTCGAAAACGCCTTTGTCGAAGGGGATACGGTGGTTGTAGATTGTCCCGATGGCAAGATTACCTTTACCAAAAAAACGGTTCTGCCCATCAGCGACCCATTACCTCCAGTCGCAACCGAACCCACTCCCACAGAAGCAATCTAG
- the lpxD gene encoding UDP-3-O-(3-hydroxymyristoyl)glucosamine N-acyltransferase, with amino-acid sequence MKFSEIVDKLGDLATQNSLPDLDPDIQGVSPIDAATPDSLSFIEGARFASKITQTTATALIIPPQLQAEVSQRGIAWIAASEPRLVFAKAIALFYQPYRPLGQIHPTAAIDPAAEIGENVYIGAHAVVQAGVKIGNEVCIHPNVVIYPDARIGDRTTLHANCTIHERSQIGANCVIHSGAVIGSEGFGFVPTPQGWYKMEQAGYTVLEDGVEVGCNTAIDRPAVGETRIGRNTKIDNLVQIGHGCQIGSNCAIAGQAGMAGGVQLGNNVILAGQSGISNQAKIGDGAIASAKAGIHHDIEPGEIVSGIPAMPHKQFLKVAAIYGRLPELYQSLKQLQRRLGEKSAE; translated from the coding sequence ATGAAGTTTAGCGAAATAGTTGACAAATTGGGAGATTTAGCCACTCAAAATAGTCTCCCGGATCTCGATCCCGATATTCAGGGCGTTTCTCCAATCGATGCGGCAACGCCTGATTCATTAAGTTTTATTGAGGGGGCAAGATTTGCCAGCAAAATTACCCAAACTACTGCAACAGCCTTAATTATTCCACCGCAGTTGCAAGCAGAAGTGAGTCAGCGAGGAATTGCTTGGATCGCTGCATCCGAACCCCGTTTAGTCTTTGCTAAAGCGATCGCCCTCTTTTATCAACCCTACCGCCCCTTGGGACAAATTCACCCCACCGCAGCGATCGATCCTGCTGCGGAAATTGGTGAAAACGTTTATATTGGGGCCCATGCCGTAGTTCAAGCTGGGGTAAAAATTGGCAACGAAGTCTGCATCCATCCCAACGTAGTCATTTACCCAGATGCGCGGATTGGCGATCGCACCACCTTACACGCCAATTGTACGATCCACGAGCGATCGCAAATTGGGGCAAATTGCGTCATCCATAGCGGCGCAGTCATCGGTTCCGAAGGCTTTGGCTTTGTCCCCACCCCCCAAGGCTGGTACAAAATGGAACAAGCGGGCTATACCGTTCTAGAAGATGGGGTAGAAGTCGGTTGTAACACCGCCATCGATCGCCCTGCCGTTGGCGAAACCCGAATTGGGCGCAATACTAAAATTGATAACCTCGTGCAAATTGGACACGGCTGTCAGATTGGATCGAATTGTGCGATCGCCGGACAAGCAGGCATGGCAGGCGGCGTACAATTAGGGAACAATGTCATCCTTGCCGGACAATCGGGAATTTCTAACCAAGCGAAAATAGGAGATGGTGCGATCGCTTCTGCCAAAGCCGGAATTCACCACGATATCGAACCTGGGGAAATTGTCTCTGGTATTCCCGCAATGCCCCATAAGCAGTTTCTCAAAGTAGCCGCTATTTATGGTCGTCTCCCCGAACTTTATCAATCCCTCAAGCAACTGCAACGCCGCCTTGGGGAAAAGAGTGCTGAGTAA